The following coding sequences lie in one Bacteroidia bacterium genomic window:
- a CDS encoding ABC transporter permease — protein sequence MGKLEDKLGLHLNEIKKRIKIERTMFVYLALVIIVILFGIIVPASVSKGSIRSVLRESSLLGIVALGQGILMLAGGMDISVGNIMFFTMIYGGNFMRSQPERLIPISILCIGIGALIGFINGFGVAKLKISPIIMTLGTSSIIYGFVYIFGGALMASPAPKNLQYIGKTFVFNTIPLTSFIWLALIVIFLIVLNKSSYGRYIYAVGNNYKATWMSGISSNTVLISAYIICDSLAALAGLLLLGYMGTPTLRFTDIYTMGSIAAVVMGGIEFFSGKGSIIGVIAGVLIVRFLFTVLVMMNVPEAGRMIIEGALIIAIVALYNLKKIE from the coding sequence ATGGGAAAGTTAGAAGATAAACTAGGACTACACTTAAATGAAATTAAAAAAAGAATAAAAATAGAGCGTACAATGTTTGTCTATTTAGCTCTAGTTATAATTGTAATACTTTTTGGAATAATTGTACCTGCCTCAGTTAGTAAAGGTAGTATAAGAAGTGTGCTTCGAGAATCTTCGTTATTAGGTATTGTCGCACTGGGACAAGGGATTTTAATGTTAGCTGGTGGGATGGATATTTCTGTTGGTAATATAATGTTTTTTACAATGATTTATGGTGGAAATTTTATGAGATCTCAACCAGAACGCTTGATTCCAATTTCTATCCTTTGCATAGGAATTGGTGCTCTTATTGGTTTTATTAATGGATTTGGTGTAGCGAAACTAAAAATATCACCAATCATAATGACTTTAGGCACCTCCTCAATTATTTATGGCTTTGTGTATATTTTTGGGGGAGCATTAATGGCTTCCCCTGCACCAAAAAATCTACAATATATTGGTAAAACCTTTGTATTTAACACAATTCCACTAACTAGCTTTATTTGGTTAGCATTAATTGTTATCTTTTTAATTGTATTGAATAAAAGCTCTTATGGGCGCTACATATATGCAGTTGGAAACAATTATAAAGCTACTTGGATGTCTGGTATTTCAAGTAATACAGTACTAATTTCTGCATATATTATTTGTGATAGTTTAGCTGCACTTGCAGGATTATTGCTTCTTGGTTACATGGGAACCCCAACTCTAAGATTCACAGATATATATACCATGGGATCAATAGCTGCTGTGGTTATGGGAGGAATTGAATTTTTCTCTGGAAAAGGTTCAATAATAGGGGTAATTGCTGGAGTCTTAATTGTTAGATTCTTATTTACCGTACTTGTCATGATGAACGTTCCAGAAGCAGGAAGAATGATTATTGAAGGGGCATTGATAATAGCTATTGTTGCACTTTATAATTTGAAGAAGATTGAATAG
- a CDS encoding C-terminal binding protein, giving the protein MSFIIAQLDYDYPDNKIEKIIIEQQGGTLISSQLRDEDEIVEFAKDADGLIVQYANITQAILEKLPKCKVVGRYGIGVDNIDVDAARSMNIKVVNNPEYCIDEVSDHALAFIMSLHRQIGLGTTQVRSGIWDFTKLTPIKATKDTVIGFVGFGKTAQALARKLNGIGFIKFVAYDPFLNREVFKQLNVKSHTLEEVMKNSDIISIHSALTQETKNMISKNLIEMMKPTAFLINTSRGGVVDNEALFLALENNIIRGAGLDVLDVEPPLSFDKIKKLDNLYITPHIAFYSETSIIELRTSIAEQVVQVVKGEKPKFSLF; this is encoded by the coding sequence ATGAGTTTTATAATTGCCCAATTAGATTATGATTACCCAGATAATAAAATTGAAAAAATAATAATTGAACAGCAAGGTGGAACTCTTATTTCTTCTCAACTAAGAGACGAAGATGAAATAGTAGAGTTTGCAAAAGATGCAGATGGTTTAATTGTCCAATATGCAAATATTACTCAAGCTATTTTGGAAAAATTACCAAAGTGCAAAGTTGTGGGTAGATACGGAATTGGGGTTGATAACATTGATGTTGATGCAGCTAGGTCTATGAATATCAAAGTTGTTAATAATCCAGAGTATTGTATTGATGAAGTTTCAGATCACGCCTTAGCTTTTATTATGAGCTTGCATCGACAAATTGGATTAGGGACAACTCAAGTCCGTTCTGGTATTTGGGACTTTACAAAGCTTACCCCAATAAAAGCAACTAAAGATACTGTTATTGGCTTTGTTGGGTTTGGAAAAACAGCACAAGCTTTAGCAAGAAAATTGAATGGAATTGGCTTTATTAAGTTTGTTGCTTACGACCCATTCTTAAATAGAGAAGTTTTTAAACAGCTAAATGTGAAAAGTCACACCTTAGAAGAGGTAATGAAAAACTCTGATATTATTTCAATTCATAGTGCACTTACTCAAGAAACGAAGAACATGATTAGCAAGAATCTAATTGAGATGATGAAACCTACAGCATTTTTGATAAATACTTCGAGAGGTGGAGTTGTTGATAATGAAGCCTTATTTTTGGCTTTAGAAAACAATATAATTAGAGGTGCTGGTTTGGATGTCCTTGACGTAGAACCCCCCTTAAGCTTTGATAAAATAAAAAAGCTAGATAACCTTTACATAACACCTCATATTGCATTTTACTCGGAAACCTCAATAATTGAGTTAAGAACTTCAATAGCTGAACAAGTTGTACAAGTAGTGAAAGGTGAAAAACCTAAGTTTAGTCTATTTTAA